A single genomic interval of Lathyrus oleraceus cultivar Zhongwan6 chromosome 7, CAAS_Psat_ZW6_1.0, whole genome shotgun sequence harbors:
- the LOC127103146 gene encoding uncharacterized protein LOC127103146 — protein MRIHWNRVIRWMAFEAFKLKGLSEQVRNEFIREAGERLQDHLAREAEERAHREVEEKDRLEEEERAREAAEKAAAEVAAATEVEAKAKVNAEEAAHIAAEEAAKGIDDALTQGEKSYFDVSPLVLKTLEELQKEKQILRARLDRQDSVNSNIQNLLTQLLQRMPRPPNP, from the coding sequence TGGAATAGAGTGATCAGATGGATGGCATTTGAGGCTTTCAAGCTaaaaggcctctctgaacaagtccgaAACGAATTCATTAGAGAAGCTGGAGAGAGGTTGCAGGACCATCTAGCCAGAGAGGCAGAAGAGAGAGCTCATAGAGAAGTTGAAGAAAAAGATCGCctggaagaagaagaaagagcaagagaaGCTGCAGAAAAGGCTGCCGCTGAGGTTGCTGCTGCTACAGAAGTTGAAGCCAAAGCCAAGGTTAATGCTGAAGAAGCAGCACACATAGCTGCAGAAGAAGCTGCCAAGGGTATAGatgatgctctgactcagggggagaAATCTTACTTTGATGTCTCTCCTTTAGTGTTGAAGACTCTAGAAGAGCTACAGAAAGAGAAGCAGATTCTGCGAGCAAGATTGGATCGACAGGACTCCGTCAACTCCAACAttcagaacctgctgactcaGTTGCTTCAAAGGATGCCGCgtcctccaaacccttag